The Equus quagga isolate Etosha38 chromosome 10, UCLA_HA_Equagga_1.0, whole genome shotgun sequence genome includes a region encoding these proteins:
- the LOC124245445 gene encoding LOW QUALITY PROTEIN: vigilin-like (The sequence of the model RefSeq protein was modified relative to this genomic sequence to represent the inferred CDS: inserted 3 bases in 2 codons; substituted 1 base at 1 genomic stop codon): MYKDKFSQLLEETNWLENAQEPAEFFRINSQPITTSVTTQVFQVPLEEKQYVTRTGGEIQDLEEKDATNIQNLGPDNHNNWIKTVGTKEVMKKDLHEVLETESHIHFLPPSVNQTQVGFTEKKQQLSQAQACVKETFESIKKKTTLIDVEMKFHHKGTIDPKRNSVQVNLESTGISIEILPLESMSDSVTEQGEPGSLRKAFAKASLKTKVYTVSSIFVPSWLYRFIIGKKGCNISKITQSVPQVHIEFIEGDKITIKGQKEDLNYVQEQIEVIGKDTINRMDYAEINVDXKFQKHLIGKNGAIVKQIKERNKVSVLIXYKNEKNNLIRIEGESEGVQQAKRELLELAGHLENEHSKDLIIQXRIHSAIIGRKGERIHDIQKKFPEVMIHFPDLAQKSDTVQLRGPKHEIEKCTQYLENVVTGIVESSYSVTIPNFKKPHRNVNGRGGANIKKICAASNTKSNPPSASGYSEDIVISGKPANCEVASNWILPTQKHITNSPEVEISIPSNLHKSLTNSKDCLIGAIMQECGRIHIHFPKMDSGLRRVIIRGPAHSVEKAKTKLLQLAEEEQTKSHTVILHVKPQYHKFLMNKNGGNVSKVCNETGAHIIFPIPEDKDQELLTIKGTEKAVKDAQKGLVALITNLDNIVEEDILINPVYHHHFFKRRGPIFQQMTDECGGVSINYS; this comes from the exons ATGTACAAAGATAAATTCAGTCAACTCCTAGAGGAAACAAATTGGTTGGAAAATGCTCAGGAACCTGCTGAATTCTTCAGAATTAATAGCCAGCCTATCACAACCTCAGTCACCACTCAAGTCTTTCAAGTGCCTCTGGAGGAGAAACAGTATGTCACCAG GACTGGAGGAGAAATAcaagacttggaagaaaaagATGCAACCAACATACAGAACTTAGGCCCAGATAATCACAACAACTGGATTAAGACTGTTGGCACCAAAGAGGTCATGAAGAAGGATTTACATGAAGTCTTAG AAACAGAGTCACACATCCATTTTCTGCCACCTAGTGTCAATCAGACACAAGTGGGCTTTACTGAAAAAAAGCAACAGCTTAGTCAGGCTCAGGCTTGTGTAAAGGAGACTTTTgagagtattaaaaagaaaaccacactcaTAGATGTGGAGATGAAATTTCATCACAAGGGTACCATAGATCCCAAGAGAAATTCTGTCCAGGTGAACTTGGAAAGCACTGGAATTTCAATAGAGATCTTACCATTAGAGAGCATGTCAGATTCTGTGACAGAGCAAGGTGAGCCTGGAAGCTTAAGGAAGGCATTTGCCAAAGCTAGTTTGAAAACCAAGGTTTACACTGTTTCCTCTATCTTTGTACCTTCCTGGCTTTACAGATTTATCATTGGTAAGAAAGGTTGTAATATATCCAAAATCACCCAGAGCGTGCCACAAGTTCACATCGAATTTATTGAAGgagataaaataacaataaaaggacaaaaagaagatttaaattatGTACAAGAACAAATTGAGGTCATAGGCAAAGATACAATTAACAGGATGGATTATGCAGAAATCAATGTTGACTAAAAGTTTCAGAAACATTTGATAGGGAAGAATGGTGCTATCGTAAAGCAAATTAAAGAGAGGAATAAAGTTTCTGTGCTaat ttataaaaatgaaaagaacaactTGATTAGAATTGAGGGGGAATCTGAGGGTGTCCAACAAGCCAAGAGAGAACTTCTAGAACTTGCTGGTCATTTAGAAAACGAGCACAGCAAAGACTTAATAATTC CAAGGATTCACTCCGCAATCATTGGGAGGAAAGGTGAACGGATCCATGACATCCAGAAGAAATTCCCTGAGGTGATGATTCATTTTCCTGACCTAGCACAAAAAAGTGACACAGTCCAACTTAGAGGGCCAAaacatgaaatagaaaaatgcacACAATATTTGGAGAATGTGGTGACAGGCATTGTAGAGAGTAGCTATTCCGTAACTATTCCCAACTTTAAAAAGCCTCACAGAAATGTCAATGGAAGAGGAGGtgcaaacataaaaaaaatctgtgcagCAAGCAACACCAAAAGTAATCCTCCATCGGCAAGTGGCTACTCAGAAGATATTGTCATCAGTGGAAAACCTGCAAACTGTGAAGTAGCTTCTAACTGGATTCTTCCAACTCAGAAACATATAACCAATAGTCCAGAGGTAGAAATTTCTATTCCTTCCAATCTACACAAGTCTCTTACCAATTCTAAAGACTGTTTGATTGGTGCAATCATGCAAGAATGTGGAAGGATCCACATCCACTTTCCAAAAATGGACTCAGGCCTTCGAAGAGTCATTATTAGAGGCCCTGCCCATAGTGTTGAAAAGGCCAAGACAAAACTGCTACAACTAGCAGAAGAAGAGCAAACCAAGAGTCATACTGTAATTCTCCACGTCAAACCACAGTATCACAAATTCCTCATGAATAAAAATGGTGGCAATGTTTCCAAAGTCTGTAATGAGACTGGAGCGCACATCATTTTCCCTATCCCTGAGGACAAGGATCAAGAATTGTTAACTattaaaggaacagagaaggcTGTCAAAGATGCACAAAAGGGACTAGTGGCACTAATTACAAATCTAGATAACATTGTAGAGGAGGACATACTGATAAATCCTGTTTACCACCACCATTTTTTCAAGAGAAGAGGCCCGATTTTTCAGCAGATGACTGATGAGTGTGGTGGTGTTAGTATTAACTATTCATag